A segment of the Buchnera aphidicola (Mindarus abietinus) genome:
CTGATAATATTTAGGAGTTTTAGAATATGTTAAAAAATGCATTTGCAAATATGCAAAAAATAGGAAAATCATTAATGTTACCTGTTTCTGTGCTTCCAATTGCAGGTATATTGTTAGGCATAGGATCGGCTCATTTTAGTATTATTCCAAACGCAATATCTAATATTATGGCAGAAGCAGGAGGATCTGTTTTCTCTAATATGCCTTTAATTTTTGCAATTGGAGTTGCACTAGGATTTACTAAAAATGACGGAGTAGCTGCTTTAGCAGCTGTAATAGCCTATGGAATAATGATAAAAACATTATCCGTAGCAATACCTATTTTTTCAGTTATGAAAATAATTAAAATTTCCCAAGAAAATCTTATAGATACAGGAATATTTGGAGGTATTATCGCAGGTTCAATTGCCGCTTCCATGTTTAATTTATTTTACCAAATTCAACTTCCAGAATATTTAGGTTTCTTTGCAGGAAAAAGATTTGTTCCTATTATTTCTGGATTAATATCAATTTTTGTTGGATTGTTACTATCTTTAATTTGGCCACCTATTGGCAATACTATACAGAATTTTTCTGAATGGGCAGCTTATCAAAATCCTATATTTGCATTTGGAATGTATGGATTTGTTGAAAGAATTCTAGTACCAATTGGATTACACCATATCTGGAATGTACCATTCCAAATGCAAATAGGAGAATATACCAATTCAATTGGACAAACTTTTCATGGAGATGTTGCAAGATATATGGCAGGAGATAACTCTGCTGGAAAACTTTCGGGAGGATTCTTATTTAAAATGTATGGTTTACCAGGAGCAGCTTTAGCTATTTGGAATACTGCTAAAGCAGAAAATAAAATCAAAATAGGAAGTATAATGCTATCTGGTATGTTAACAGCTTTTTTAACTGGTATAACTGAACCTATAGAATTTTCATTTTTATTAACAGCTCCTATATTATATATAATACATTCCGTATTAGCGGGATTATCATTTCCAATATGTATTTTACTAGATATGAGAGCAGGAAACAGTTTTTCTCATGGATTAATAGATTTTATTATCTTAAGTGGACACGGAAATAAT
Coding sequences within it:
- the ptsG gene encoding PTS glucose transporter subunit IIBC: MLKNAFANMQKIGKSLMLPVSVLPIAGILLGIGSAHFSIIPNAISNIMAEAGGSVFSNMPLIFAIGVALGFTKNDGVAALAAVIAYGIMIKTLSVAIPIFSVMKIIKISQENLIDTGIFGGIIAGSIAASMFNLFYQIQLPEYLGFFAGKRFVPIISGLISIFVGLLLSLIWPPIGNTIQNFSEWAAYQNPIFAFGMYGFVERILVPIGLHHIWNVPFQMQIGEYTNSIGQTFHGDVARYMAGDNSAGKLSGGFLFKMYGLPGAALAIWNTAKAENKIKIGSIMLSGMLTAFLTGITEPIEFSFLLTAPILYIIHSVLAGLSFPICILLDMRAGNSFSHGLIDFIILSGHGNNIWMFPLIGLLYGLLYYCIFYILIKKLNLKTPGREKSENILNNLSNSELAPYLVKALGGKKNITNLDACITRLRISVLNTSNVDVSQLKKIGAVGVFVSGLGVQAVFGTKSDNLKTEMENYIKKN